Below is a window of Fibrobacter sp. UWR2 DNA.
AAACTGGTACACGCCGCCTACGGGCGATCAGCTCGATACGCTTGCGGCGCGTAACCTGCTGGTGCTCGACGAACTCTATGCGCTTTACGGGAACGAATCGGTAATCGAGGGCGTGTACATTCCGCAAGAGATTGCGCGTTATTACTGGGATGGCCTCCGGAGCGATGCCACGCCGCTGGCGCTCGCAGGGCGTTTCTTGAATCCGGTCACGAAGGCGGCCCAGGCGAAGGGCTGGAAGGTGATGGTGGCTCCGTTCTACAACCAGAACCTGGATTCAGCTGGGCAGTTGCAGCCCTTTTTCGAGTCGCTCTTTAAAGAGGGATTCAAACCCGATGTCTTGGCGGTGCAAGATGGCGTGGGTGCGAGCGATGCGGGCAGGGCTCATTCCGACACGGCGACGGTGGGCCTTTACGAACTCGCTATCGCGTCTGTTTGCAAGCATTACGGTGTCGATTTCTGGGTAGACTTGGAACTTTTCCGCACCGACGATTCGCATGCGCTTGCGAGTGGCAAGAGGATTGTGACCCAGATTGATACGGCCCGTGCGGCGGGTGCCTCGAAGGTCATCGCCTACGATTTGGCAGTTCTCGGCAATGCCGGGCTCGATTCGCT
It encodes the following:
- a CDS encoding DUF4434 domain-containing protein; the encoded protein is MGILRNHVLLALLLGAFPLPALAASLDGVFDAGWTTAYQSADSINHMHQRLHNLGMEQVVLQYAAVEKTHLYYPSALDFLQNTQYKNNQLFPKSIEAAKLTGNKLWLGLYYDGENWYTPPTGDQLDTLAARNLLVLDELYALYGNESVIEGVYIPQEIARYYWDGLRSDATPLALAGRFLNPVTKAAQAKGWKVMVAPFYNQNLDSAGQLQPFFESLFKEGFKPDVLAVQDGVGASDAGRAHSDTATVGLYELAIASVCKHYGVDFWVDLELFRTDDSHALASGKRIVTQIDTARAAGASKVIAYDLAVLGNAGLDSLEKWLTRDTTQSTSIKLPWPRNYAPRSYGSYGPRRKSASGEKRYYRLNGARVK